From Thiomicrospira sp. XS5, one genomic window encodes:
- the cas12a gene encoding type V CRISPR-associated protein Cas12a/Cpf1 → MTKTFDSEFFNLYSLQKTVRFELKPVGETASFVEDFKNEGLKRVVSEDERRAVDYQKVKEIIDDYHRDFIEESLNYFPEQVSKDALEQAFHLYQKLKAAKVEEREKALKEWEALQKKLREKVVKCFSDSNKARFSRIDKKELIKEDLINWLVAQNREDDIPTVETFNNFTTYFTGFHENRKNIYSKDDHATAISFRLIHENLPKFFDNVISFNKLKEGFPELKFDKVKEDLEVDYDLKHAFEIEYFVNFVTQAGIDQYNYLLGGKTLEDGTKKQGMNEQINLFKQQQTRDKARQIPKLIPLFKQILSERTESQSFIPKQFESDQELFDSLQKLHNNCQDKFTVLQQAILGLAEADLKKVFIKTSDLNALSNTIFGNYSVFSDALNLYKESLKTKKAQEAFEKLPAHSIHDLIQYLEQFNSSLDAEKQQSTDTVLNYFIKTDELYSRFIKSTSEAFTQVQPLFELEALSSKRRPPESEDEGAKGQEGFEQIKRIKAYLDTLMEAVHFAKPLYLVKGRKMIEGLDKDQSFYEAFEMAYQELESLIIPIYNKARSYLSRKPFKADKFKINFDNNTLLSGWDANKETANASILFKKDGLYYLGIMPKGKTFLFDYFVSSEDSEKLKQRRQKTAEEALAQDGESYFEKIRYKLLPGASKMLPKVFFSNKNIGFYNPSDDILRIRNTASHTKNGTPQKGHSKVEFNLNDCHKMIDFFKSSIQKHPEWGSFGFTFSDTSDFEDMSAFYREVENQGYVISFDKIKETYIQSQVEQGNLYLFQIYNKDFSPYSKGKPNLHTLYWKALFEEANLNNVVAKLNGEAEIFFRRHSIKASDKVVHPANQAIDNKNPHTEKTQSTFEYDLVKDKRYTQDKFFFHVPISLNFKAQGVSKFNDKVNGFLKGNPDVNIIGIDRGERHLLYFTVVNQKGEILVQESLNTLMSDKGHVNDYQQKLDKKEQERDAARKSWTTVENIKELKEGYLSHVVHKLAHLIIKYNAIVCLEDLNFGFKRGRFKVEKQVYQKFEKALIDKLNYLVFKEKELGEVGHYLTAYQLTAPFESFKKLGKQSGILFYVPADYTSKIDPTTGFVNFLDLRYQSVEKAKQLLSDFNAIRFNSVQNYFEFEIDYKKLTPKRKVGTQSKWVICTYGDVRYQNRRNQKGHWETEEVNVTEKLKALFASDSKTTTVIDYANDDNLIDVILEQDKASFFKELLWLLKLTMTLRHSKIKSEDDFILSPVKNEQGEFYDSRKAGEVWPKDADANGAYHIALKGLWNLQQINQWEKGKTLNLAIKNQDWFSFIQEKPYQE, encoded by the coding sequence ATGACAAAAACATTTGATTCAGAATTTTTTAATTTATATTCTCTTCAAAAAACAGTTCGTTTTGAACTCAAGCCGGTTGGTGAAACAGCCTCGTTTGTTGAAGATTTTAAAAACGAAGGTTTGAAACGAGTTGTTTCAGAGGATGAACGGCGTGCGGTTGATTACCAAAAAGTGAAAGAAATTATTGATGACTACCACCGAGATTTTATTGAAGAATCGCTGAACTATTTTCCTGAGCAGGTCTCAAAAGACGCTTTGGAACAAGCTTTTCACCTTTATCAAAAACTAAAAGCCGCTAAGGTTGAAGAGCGTGAAAAAGCATTGAAAGAATGGGAAGCCCTTCAGAAAAAACTGCGCGAAAAAGTTGTTAAATGTTTTTCAGATTCAAACAAAGCACGCTTTTCCCGCATTGATAAAAAAGAACTGATTAAAGAAGATTTAATTAACTGGTTGGTTGCACAAAATCGCGAAGATGACATTCCAACCGTTGAAACCTTTAACAACTTTACGACTTATTTTACGGGGTTTCATGAAAACCGAAAAAACATTTATTCAAAAGACGATCATGCCACAGCCATTTCATTTCGACTCATTCATGAAAACCTGCCTAAGTTTTTTGATAATGTGATCAGCTTTAATAAATTGAAGGAAGGATTTCCAGAGCTGAAATTTGATAAGGTTAAGGAAGATTTAGAAGTTGATTATGACTTGAAACATGCCTTTGAAATCGAATACTTTGTCAATTTTGTTACCCAAGCCGGAATTGACCAATATAACTATCTTTTGGGGGGTAAAACCTTAGAAGACGGCACCAAAAAGCAAGGCATGAATGAACAAATCAATCTGTTCAAGCAACAGCAAACCCGAGACAAAGCCCGACAAATTCCCAAACTCATACCATTGTTTAAACAAATTCTAAGCGAACGAACGGAAAGCCAATCGTTTATTCCAAAACAATTTGAATCAGACCAAGAGCTATTTGACTCACTGCAAAAACTGCATAACAACTGCCAAGATAAATTTACCGTACTGCAACAAGCCATTTTAGGCTTAGCCGAAGCAGATCTGAAAAAAGTATTCATTAAAACATCTGATCTTAATGCGCTATCAAATACCATTTTTGGAAATTACAGTGTGTTTTCGGATGCGTTGAATTTATACAAAGAATCGCTCAAAACAAAAAAGGCGCAAGAAGCGTTTGAAAAACTACCCGCTCACAGCATTCATGACTTGATTCAATATTTGGAGCAATTTAATAGCTCTTTGGATGCAGAAAAACAGCAATCAACTGACACCGTACTGAATTACTTTATTAAAACAGACGAGCTGTATTCTCGGTTCATAAAATCAACGAGCGAAGCCTTCACACAAGTACAACCACTCTTTGAATTGGAAGCATTAAGCTCAAAACGTCGTCCACCGGAAAGTGAAGACGAAGGCGCAAAAGGTCAGGAAGGGTTTGAGCAAATTAAACGCATAAAAGCCTATTTGGATACCTTGATGGAGGCGGTGCATTTTGCAAAACCACTTTATCTGGTGAAGGGGCGCAAAATGATTGAAGGTCTGGACAAAGACCAAAGTTTCTATGAAGCCTTTGAAATGGCTTACCAAGAACTAGAAAGTCTGATTATTCCAATCTACAACAAAGCTCGTAGTTATTTAAGTCGTAAACCGTTTAAAGCGGACAAATTCAAAATTAATTTTGATAATAATACATTGCTTTCCGGTTGGGATGCTAATAAAGAAACGGCTAACGCTTCAATTTTGTTTAAGAAGGATGGTTTGTATTATTTAGGAATCATGCCTAAAGGAAAAACGTTTTTGTTCGATTACTTCGTTTCATCGGAAGATTCTGAAAAGTTAAAACAAAGAAGACAAAAAACCGCCGAAGAAGCGCTTGCGCAAGATGGCGAAAGCTACTTTGAAAAAATTCGTTACAAGCTGTTACCTGGCGCCAGCAAAATGTTGCCGAAAGTATTTTTTTCCAACAAAAACATAGGGTTTTACAACCCAAGTGATGACATACTTCGTATCAGGAATACAGCCTCTCACACTAAAAACGGAACACCGCAAAAAGGGCACTCTAAAGTAGAGTTTAATTTGAATGATTGTCATAAGATGATTGATTTCTTTAAATCAAGCATTCAAAAGCATCCAGAGTGGGGAAGTTTTGGATTCACCTTTTCAGATACATCAGATTTTGAAGATATGAGCGCCTTTTATCGAGAAGTCGAAAACCAAGGTTATGTCATTAGTTTCGATAAAATAAAAGAAACTTACATTCAGAGTCAAGTTGAACAGGGGAACCTATATTTATTCCAAATCTACAATAAAGACTTCTCGCCCTACAGCAAAGGCAAACCAAATTTACACACGCTTTACTGGAAAGCGTTGTTTGAGGAAGCCAACCTAAATAATGTGGTGGCAAAACTCAATGGTGAAGCTGAAATTTTCTTTAGGCGACACTCAATCAAAGCATCTGATAAAGTGGTGCACCCAGCGAATCAAGCCATTGACAATAAAAACCCGCATACCGAAAAAACGCAAAGCACCTTTGAATATGATCTTGTAAAAGACAAGCGCTATACCCAAGACAAATTCTTCTTCCATGTACCGATTTCATTGAACTTTAAGGCACAAGGTGTTTCAAAATTTAACGATAAAGTGAATGGATTTTTAAAGGGTAACCCAGATGTCAATATTATTGGCATTGACCGAGGCGAACGACACCTTCTGTATTTCACTGTGGTGAATCAGAAAGGTGAAATTTTGGTTCAAGAGTCGCTTAATACCCTAATGAGTGATAAAGGGCATGTGAATGACTACCAGCAAAAACTCGACAAAAAAGAACAAGAACGCGATGCCGCTCGCAAAAGCTGGACGACGGTTGAAAATATCAAAGAATTAAAAGAAGGCTATTTATCTCATGTTGTTCATAAGTTGGCACACCTGATTATTAAATACAATGCCATTGTTTGCTTGGAAGACCTGAATTTTGGTTTCAAACGCGGGCGTTTTAAAGTGGAAAAACAAGTTTATCAGAAATTTGAAAAAGCGCTTATTGATAAGCTTAACTACTTGGTATTTAAAGAAAAAGAGTTAGGCGAGGTGGGCCATTATCTAACCGCCTATCAGTTGACCGCACCGTTTGAAAGTTTCAAGAAGTTAGGCAAGCAAAGTGGCATATTGTTTTATGTTCCGGCGGATTACACCTCCAAAATTGACCCAACCACCGGGTTTGTCAACTTTCTTGATCTGCGTTATCAGAGTGTCGAAAAAGCCAAACAGCTCTTAAGCGACTTTAATGCCATTCGTTTTAATTCAGTACAAAACTATTTTGAGTTCGAAATAGATTACAAAAAACTCACACCCAAACGTAAAGTTGGTACTCAGAGTAAATGGGTGATTTGTACCTATGGAGATGTCCGCTATCAAAATCGGCGTAATCAAAAAGGTCACTGGGAAACGGAAGAAGTCAATGTGACTGAAAAACTAAAAGCCCTTTTCGCCAGTGATTCCAAAACTACAACCGTAATCGATTACGCCAATGACGACAACCTAATTGACGTCATTCTGGAACAGGACAAAGCCAGCTTCTTCAAAGAACTGTTATGGTTATTAAAACTCACCATGACGCTCCGCCACAGCAAAATCAAAAGTGAAGACGACTTTATTCTTTCACCCGTTAAAAACGAACAAGGCGAGTTTTACGATAGTCGAAAAGCGGGCGAGGTGTGGCCTAAAGATGCAGACGCCAATGGCGCTTATCACATAGCGTTGAAAGGCTTGTGGAATCTGCAACAGATCAATCAGTGGGAAAAGGGTAAAACACTTAATCTGGCGATTAAAAACCAGGATTGGTTCAGTTTTATTCAAGAAAAGCCCTATCAAGAATAA
- the cas1 gene encoding type V CRISPR-associated endonuclease Cas1, which translates to MLSAPDFEQKQIIFALLSRGEKLSFKNDNIVIKDQDGKIRHQSTCYRLFAVIIVGHASITSGLIQRAQKYGFTIILTTHGLSPYASFHAKADGNVLLRKKQYDYQSLEIAQHLIYNKIDQQMSALNRIRKKSSELKQAIKDLKGYRDRLPDDSHNLQEILGLEGIASRVYFKQIFAEHDWQGRKPRAKQDPTNTLLDIGYTLLFNVIECLLNLYGFDVYKGVYHQEFYQRKSLVCDIVEPFRPIIDYRIRKAYQLNQIHIDDFQIVQNQYRLFGEKAKPYTAFLLQAILEHKQQIFLYVQAYYRAFMRQKPIAEYPVFELEAKC; encoded by the coding sequence ATGTTAAGCGCACCTGATTTTGAACAAAAACAGATCATTTTTGCCCTGCTCAGCCGAGGCGAAAAACTCAGTTTTAAAAACGACAATATCGTTATTAAAGACCAAGACGGAAAAATCCGACATCAATCCACTTGCTATCGGCTATTTGCCGTTATCATTGTCGGCCACGCCAGCATCACTAGCGGACTGATTCAGCGAGCACAAAAATATGGATTTACCATTATCCTCACCACTCATGGACTCAGCCCCTACGCGAGTTTTCATGCCAAAGCCGACGGCAATGTATTATTAAGAAAAAAACAATACGACTATCAATCACTGGAAATTGCCCAGCACTTGATTTACAACAAAATTGATCAGCAAATGAGTGCTTTAAACCGCATTCGCAAAAAATCATCCGAGTTAAAACAAGCCATTAAAGATTTAAAGGGTTATCGTGATCGTTTACCTGACGATAGTCACAACTTGCAAGAAATACTTGGTCTGGAAGGTATCGCATCGCGTGTCTACTTTAAGCAGATATTTGCGGAACACGATTGGCAAGGTCGAAAGCCAAGAGCCAAGCAAGACCCAACCAATACGCTGCTGGATATTGGCTACACACTCCTGTTTAACGTTATAGAATGCCTGCTCAACCTATACGGATTTGATGTTTACAAAGGCGTTTATCATCAAGAGTTCTATCAGCGTAAATCCCTGGTTTGCGACATCGTTGAACCCTTTAGACCCATTATTGACTACCGAATTCGCAAAGCCTACCAGCTCAACCAAATTCATATAGACGACTTTCAAATCGTGCAAAACCAATATCGCCTATTTGGTGAAAAAGCCAAACCCTATACGGCGTTTTTACTACAAGCCATTTTGGAACACAAACAACAAATTTTTCTTTATGTACAAGCTTATTATCGAGCCTTTATGCGTCAAAAACCCATCGCAGAATATCCGGTTTTTGAATTGGAGGCAAAATGTTGA
- a CDS encoding tyrosine recombinase XerC gives MSDFKQFIKHLQRLNKSVHTVRNYQRDLMGLLVFYRGDFLQEPLDEHALKNDQAWMFLEAFNDWRDISTEAIQAFVAFRMEQGIAARTVARQLSAVRSFYDFLLEEGRVGHNPAKGVKAPKQPKPLPKSLDVDLTRQLLEQPLETWQDVRDQAVFELLYSGGLRVSELVELDLSPGLDNLHDGWVRVLGKGQKERDAPVGTQAQKAIQHWLSIRADYAKPDEKAVFVNRFGKRLGVRSIQKQLDERTLKAGLPTKMSPHRLRHACATHVLESSGDLRAVQEMLGHANLSTTQIYTKLDLQHLATVYDQAHPRAKKKP, from the coding sequence TTGAGTGATTTTAAGCAATTCATCAAACATCTGCAGCGATTGAATAAATCCGTGCACACGGTGCGCAATTATCAGCGCGACTTGATGGGGCTGTTGGTGTTTTACCGCGGGGATTTTTTGCAGGAACCGTTGGATGAGCACGCCTTGAAAAATGACCAGGCCTGGATGTTTCTGGAAGCATTTAACGATTGGCGCGATATTTCGACCGAAGCGATTCAGGCGTTTGTGGCGTTTCGCATGGAGCAAGGCATTGCCGCTCGAACAGTGGCGCGTCAGTTGTCGGCGGTGCGCTCGTTCTACGATTTTCTGCTCGAAGAAGGTCGCGTCGGGCATAATCCGGCCAAGGGGGTTAAAGCGCCGAAGCAACCCAAGCCTCTGCCGAAAAGCCTGGATGTGGATTTAACCCGTCAGCTATTGGAGCAGCCGCTGGAGACTTGGCAGGATGTACGCGATCAAGCCGTTTTCGAGCTGTTGTATTCCGGCGGCTTGCGGGTCTCCGAACTGGTGGAATTGGATTTGTCGCCAGGCCTGGACAATTTGCACGACGGTTGGGTGCGCGTGCTGGGTAAAGGGCAAAAAGAACGGGATGCCCCGGTGGGCACGCAAGCGCAAAAAGCCATTCAGCACTGGTTATCGATTCGAGCGGATTACGCCAAGCCCGACGAAAAAGCGGTTTTCGTGAACCGTTTCGGTAAGCGGTTGGGGGTGCGCTCCATTCAAAAACAATTGGACGAACGCACCTTGAAAGCGGGCCTGCCGACCAAGATGTCGCCGCATAGATTACGGCACGCCTGCGCAACGCATGTGTTAGAATCTAGCGGGGATTTACGGGCGGTGCAGGAAATGCTCGGCCATGCCAATTTATCCACCACACAGATTTACACCAAACTGGATTTGCAGCATCTGGCGACGGTTTACGACCAAGCGCATCCGAGAGCGAAAAAGAAACCTTAA
- the cas4 gene encoding type V CRISPR-associated protein Cas4 encodes METYIPISYLNDFIFCPRSIYFHQLYGRASTRLYHSKDQAKGLAAHQTIDSQSYSTDKTILQGLEVFSERHNLCGKIDIYYAKTKELVERKKKIKIIYPGYIFQIYAQYFGMVEMGYTVKKLKLYSMDDNKNYPISLPEDEPEQLKKFEGLIDAIKQFSLSGHFSPNINKCQRCIYRNLCDQSLC; translated from the coding sequence ATGGAAACTTATATTCCCATTTCATACCTGAACGACTTTATTTTTTGCCCGCGTTCAATTTACTTTCACCAACTATACGGGCGGGCTTCCACCCGCCTGTATCACTCCAAGGACCAGGCGAAAGGGTTGGCCGCGCACCAAACCATAGACAGTCAATCCTACAGTACCGATAAAACGATATTGCAAGGATTGGAAGTCTTCAGCGAGCGTCACAACCTCTGTGGAAAGATTGATATTTATTACGCCAAAACCAAGGAATTGGTTGAACGCAAGAAAAAAATAAAAATCATCTATCCGGGCTATATTTTTCAAATTTACGCCCAATATTTCGGAATGGTTGAAATGGGCTATACAGTCAAAAAACTCAAGTTATACAGCATGGATGACAATAAAAATTACCCGATTTCACTGCCCGAAGACGAACCGGAGCAACTCAAAAAATTTGAAGGCTTAATCGATGCGATAAAACAATTCAGTCTTTCAGGCCATTTTTCACCCAACATCAATAAATGCCAGCGTTGCATTTATCGAAACTTATGTGATCAATCCTTATGTTAA
- a CDS encoding YafY family protein, with product MNKALRQYRLRKCLADAHFPVQLSTLAQQFEVSEKTIRRDLETLVNDYNAPWFIHDNKIYLDKARQHSIELQDYWFSRQEVESLFALNQIIEQLSPGALKSQLEPFKNRIQGLLTDEESGHDLSVKIKLLEMASRPVQQAIFQGVVQALAENKQMQIVFWNRYKDETLLRTLSPQRLIRYKDNWIVDAYCHLRKGIRSFSLEAIESIELLSHAAKEMPEAEMQAHFQSSYGIYAGKANQQALIKFSPYISRWVQYENWHPEQIGHWSIDQSYQLQIPYNKDEELIQDILKYGEHAEVLEPPELREKIQQTLKKAMKVYSESGFVRED from the coding sequence ATGAATAAAGCACTCCGTCAGTATCGGTTGCGAAAATGTTTGGCCGATGCACACTTTCCAGTGCAGCTTTCCACGCTTGCACAGCAATTTGAGGTGTCCGAAAAAACCATTCGGCGCGACCTTGAAACCTTAGTCAATGATTACAATGCCCCTTGGTTTATCCATGACAATAAAATTTACCTGGATAAAGCCCGTCAGCATTCCATTGAACTACAGGATTACTGGTTTAGCCGTCAAGAAGTAGAGTCACTTTTTGCACTGAATCAAATTATCGAACAGCTTTCGCCTGGGGCACTCAAAAGTCAGTTGGAACCGTTTAAAAATCGTATTCAAGGGTTGTTGACCGATGAAGAGAGCGGCCATGATTTAAGTGTCAAAATCAAATTGCTGGAAATGGCGAGTCGACCCGTTCAGCAAGCCATTTTTCAAGGTGTGGTTCAAGCCCTAGCCGAAAATAAGCAAATGCAAATCGTCTTTTGGAATCGCTATAAAGACGAAACCCTGCTGAGAACCCTTTCGCCACAAAGGCTTATTCGCTATAAAGACAATTGGATTGTCGATGCCTACTGCCATTTACGAAAAGGCATTCGCAGTTTTTCACTGGAAGCGATTGAAAGCATAGAACTGCTCAGTCACGCCGCCAAAGAAATGCCAGAGGCGGAAATGCAAGCCCATTTTCAAAGCAGTTACGGCATCTATGCCGGAAAAGCTAATCAACAAGCGCTCATTAAGTTTTCACCTTATATTTCCCGCTGGGTGCAATACGAAAACTGGCACCCGGAACAAATCGGCCATTGGAGCATCGACCAAAGCTATCAACTGCAAATCCCCTACAACAAAGACGAAGAACTGATCCAAGACATTCTGAAATACGGCGAACATGCCGAAGTACTAGAACCGCCGGAACTCAGAGAAAAAATTCAGCAAACATTAAAAAAGGCGATGAAGGTTTACTCAGAGTCAGGTTTTGTCCGTGAAGACTGA
- the cas2 gene encoding CRISPR-associated endonuclease Cas2, whose amino-acid sequence MTYDIQSDKTRTKFAKFLSKFGYRLQYSVFEIKNSRRILEIIQTELESNFGKKFEQTDSVIIFDLSKQCKIHRFGYAKNDDEDLIIL is encoded by the coding sequence GTGACCTACGACATTCAAAGCGACAAAACTCGCACCAAATTCGCAAAATTTTTATCCAAATTCGGCTACCGCCTTCAATACTCTGTTTTTGAAATCAAAAATAGCCGTCGAATTCTGGAAATTATTCAAACAGAGCTGGAAAGCAATTTCGGCAAAAAGTTTGAACAAACCGACAGTGTCATTATTTTTGACCTCAGCAAACAATGCAAAATACACCGATTTGGCTACGCCAAAAATGATGATGAAGACCTAATTATTCTCTGA
- a CDS encoding YqhA family protein has translation MSVTPETSENAQACPPETQGKSEKYFESFLWNSRFVVLFAVIASLLMAFGIFYMTSIDVYYTLAHLTHYHELTDMERAELKSQTVAHVVGSVDGFLLGAIMLIFSLGLYELFISKIDEAEGAKSASKILMIKSLDDLKDKLAKVILLILIVMFFEQALFLKPTAPLELLYYSLAIMLVALALYLSHKAYAH, from the coding sequence ATGAGTGTTACGCCTGAAACATCGGAAAACGCCCAGGCCTGCCCGCCGGAAACGCAGGGAAAAAGCGAAAAATACTTTGAAAGTTTTCTATGGAATAGCCGGTTTGTGGTGCTGTTTGCGGTCATCGCCAGTTTGTTGATGGCGTTCGGTATTTTTTACATGACTTCGATTGATGTCTACTACACCTTGGCGCATTTGACGCATTATCATGAATTGACCGATATGGAACGCGCCGAGCTGAAGTCGCAAACCGTCGCCCATGTGGTCGGTTCGGTCGACGGCTTCCTGCTGGGAGCGATTATGTTGATTTTCTCGTTGGGCTTGTATGAGCTCTTCATCTCCAAAATCGACGAAGCCGAAGGCGCAAAAAGTGCCAGCAAGATTTTGATGATCAAGTCGTTGGACGACTTAAAAGACAAACTGGCGAAAGTTATTTTGCTGATTCTGATTGTTATGTTCTTTGAGCAGGCTTTGTTCTTAAAACCGACGGCCCCGCTGGAGTTACTGTATTACTCATTGGCGATTATGCTGGTGGCCTTGGCCTTGTACCTTTCACATAAAGCCTATGCGCATTAA
- the hslV gene encoding ATP-dependent protease subunit HslV, whose protein sequence is MSEQTFHGTTILCAKRDGQMVIGGDGQVTLGHVVMKGNARKVRRLYNGKILSGFAGATADAFTLFERFEGKLQTHNGQLMRAAVEMAKDWRTDRALRKLEAMMLVADADNMLLISGTGDVIEPAHDFIAIGSGGNYAHSAAQALMQNTELSARDVVEKSLNIAADLCIYTNHNLTIETLEKED, encoded by the coding sequence ATGAGTGAACAGACTTTTCACGGAACCACGATTTTATGCGCCAAACGCGACGGCCAAATGGTCATTGGCGGCGATGGCCAAGTGACGCTGGGGCACGTTGTGATGAAAGGCAATGCCCGTAAAGTGCGCCGCCTGTACAACGGCAAAATCCTATCCGGTTTTGCCGGCGCGACGGCCGATGCGTTCACCTTGTTCGAACGCTTTGAAGGCAAGTTGCAGACGCACAACGGCCAGTTGATGCGCGCCGCCGTGGAAATGGCCAAAGACTGGCGTACCGACCGTGCCTTGCGCAAGCTGGAAGCGATGATGCTGGTAGCGGATGCCGATAACATGTTGTTGATTTCCGGCACCGGTGACGTTATCGAACCGGCGCACGACTTCATCGCCATCGGTTCCGGCGGTAACTATGCGCATTCCGCGGCTCAGGCCTTGATGCAAAACACCGAATTGTCGGCGCGTGACGTGGTGGAAAAATCCCTCAACATCGCGGCCGATTTATGTATTTACACCAATCACAATCTTACGATTGAAACCTTGGAAAAAGAGGATTGA